Proteins co-encoded in one Brassica rapa cultivar Chiifu-401-42 chromosome A02, CAAS_Brap_v3.01, whole genome shotgun sequence genomic window:
- the LOC103853761 gene encoding pectinesterase inhibitor 12, translated as MKFFVSVVMFFLLLNCFAAAQTLIRDSCKTAAAKDPNLNYDFCVQSLEQDPQSKTATSLSGLVLASTTNAESKTTNLKGIVETILKNKTYPPGTEPALSTCVELYDDANNSLNEALMNVKSADYKSANVDLSAALDEPGTCEDGFKETHAKSPITNENNVLFQKILIPLAFTNML; from the coding sequence atgAAGTTCTTCGTTTCAGTTGTAATGTTCTTTCTCCTCCTAAACTGTTTCGCAGCCGCACAAACCTTGATTCGAGATTCCTGCAAAACAGCTGCAGCAAAAGACCCTAATCTCAATTATGATTTTTGCGTCCAATCACTTGAACAAGATCCGCAAAGCAAAACCGCAACTAGTCTATCAGGATTGGTCCTAGCGTCAACTACTAACGCTGAGTCCAAAACAACTAACTTGAAAGGGATAGTTGAGACTATTCTCAAGAACAAAACGTATCCACCGGGTACTGAACCTGCATTAAGCACTTGCGTAGAGCTTTATGACGATGCTAATAATTCTTTAAATGAAGCTTTGATGAACGTTAAATCCGCCGATTACAAAAGTGCTAATGTGGATCTGAGTGCTGCTTTGGATGAACCGGGCACTtgtgaagatggtttcaaagAGACGCACGCGAAATCTCCCATTACAAACGAGAACAATGTTTTGTTTCAGAAGATTTTGATTCCTTTAGCTTTTACAAATATGCTCTGA